A genomic stretch from Narcine bancroftii isolate sNarBan1 chromosome 9, sNarBan1.hap1, whole genome shotgun sequence includes:
- the LOC138743465 gene encoding trace amine-associated receptor 1-like, which produces MIAVWRYNYTVIIGGPHTECTMLPAIVTFPTSQVVTTVLNCTTHRNSSENPPSSTWSVVEQVFVTSILAAIILGTLLGNLLVIASIAHFTKLQTSTNAFLLSLAAADFLLGVLVMPFSMIKTVFGWYFGRTFCKIHTVMDVMLCTSSILNVSCIAFDRYHAVCSPLKYRFRVSRRRVTALLLFCWVLPGLVSFVPLLLDLHLKGLETILLQLDPHDCVFLVNVPYAITASVLSFYVPMLVMLAAYGKIFQIARIQARQVYTIENGSHETDVVRYRHSSSMKRETKAAKTLGVILGFFLLCWLPFFTTNIINSLLGYQVHHIMIEVFLWLGYVNSALNPLLYASFHQSFRRAFGLIIGCKVFTNDYKNNNLSSAVRSNTQIATLSNQLSWTSQN; this is translated from the coding sequence ATGATAGCAGTGTGGAGATATAATTATACTGTTATAATTGGAGGTCCTCACACTGAATGCACCATGTTACCGGCGATTGTTACTTTCCCCACGTCGCAGGTGGTCACGACAGTCTTGAACTGTACCACACACCGCAACTCTTCAGAAAACCCTCCAAGTTCAACGTGGTCAGTTGTAGAGCAGGTTTTTGTCACCAGTATTCTCGCCGCAATCATTCTCGGGACCTTGCTGGGCAACCTCTTGGTGATCGCTTCAATCGCTCACTTTACCAAACTGCAGACCTCAACGAACGCTTTTCTCCTGTCGCTGGCCGCAGCCGATTTCCTCCTTGGCGTACTTGTGATGCCCTTCAGCATGATCAAGACGGTGTTTGGATGGTATTTCGGCAGGACCTTTTGTAAAATCCACACGGTCATGGACGTGATGCTCTGTACCTCGTCCATCCTGAACGTCAGCTGCATTGCCTTCGATCGATACCATGCAGTGTGTTCCCCTCTGAAGTATCGCTTCAGGGTGTCCCGGAGAAGAGTGACCGCGCTTCTCCTCTTCTGCTGGGTCCTACCTGGCTTGGTGTCCTTTGTGCCCTTGCTCCTTGACCTGCACTTGAAGGGATTGGAAACCATCCTTTTACAACTCGACCCACATGATTGTGTGTTCCTCGTCAACGTTCCTTACGCTATCACTGCCTCGGTACTCTCCTTCTATGTCCCCATGCTGGTGATGTTGGCTGCATACGGAAAGATCTTTCAAATTGCCAGGATCCAAGCCAGACAAGTGTATACTATTGAAAATGGATCTCACGAAACCGACGTCGTCCGATATCGCCACAGCTCTTCCATGAAGAGGGAAACGAAAGCTGCTAAAACTCTTGGTGTCATCCTAGGATTTTTCCTCCTCTGCTGGTTACCCTTTTTCACCACAAATATCATTAACTCTTTACTTGGATATCAGGTGCACCATATTATGATTGAAGTTTTCTTATGGCTGGGTTATGTTAATTCTGCCCTTAACCCTCTGTTATATGCTTCTTTTCATCAATCCTTCCGGCGAGCTTTCGGTTTGATCATTGGTTGTAAGGTATTCACCAATGATTACAAAAATAACAATTTATCAAGTGCCGTCAGATCTAATACACAAATTGCTACCCTGTCCAATCAACTGTCGTGGACTTCTCAGAACTAA